One Undibacter mobilis genomic region harbors:
- a CDS encoding Bug family tripartite tricarboxylate transporter substrate binding protein, translating to MRRLGVLALALLSFAALASAPAWSKAADWPTRTVRFIIPLGPGSGADITARILADKLQTKWGQSVVVENRPGGDAILAINAVIGANDDHVLLFAPASTFTAHPLLHEKMPYNPADLVPIARVTNTLIALGVPADLGVSSIKELVAKIKAEPSKLNYASVTGANDLLFAAFLKAEKLEMTRVPYKDPVSAINDVAEGRIQAFVGAYAIMRPRVDAGKVKAIALTNVQTAEMLKAIPTAAQAGYKSLELDGLVGVLGPKSVAPAVREKIAADIRAMLNDPAINPKLAATGQVVNPGSPAEFAAALKEQSDKVGEIGKTLGIKAAGQ from the coding sequence ATGCGTCGTCTCGGCGTGCTCGCTCTCGCGCTTCTGTCATTCGCTGCGCTCGCTTCGGCGCCGGCTTGGTCGAAAGCGGCGGACTGGCCAACCCGCACTGTGCGTTTCATCATCCCGCTGGGTCCGGGTTCCGGCGCTGATATCACCGCGCGCATTCTTGCCGACAAGCTGCAAACCAAATGGGGCCAGTCCGTCGTGGTCGAGAACCGGCCTGGCGGCGACGCCATCCTGGCGATCAATGCGGTGATCGGTGCAAACGACGATCACGTGCTGCTGTTTGCGCCGGCGTCGACCTTCACCGCGCATCCGCTGCTGCACGAGAAGATGCCATACAATCCGGCCGATCTCGTGCCGATCGCGCGCGTCACCAACACGCTGATTGCGCTCGGCGTGCCGGCCGATCTTGGCGTGTCGTCGATCAAGGAACTGGTGGCGAAGATCAAGGCCGAGCCCAGCAAGCTGAACTATGCCTCGGTCACGGGCGCCAACGATCTGCTTTTTGCCGCGTTTCTGAAAGCCGAGAAACTCGAAATGACGCGGGTGCCGTACAAGGATCCGGTGTCGGCAATCAACGACGTCGCCGAAGGCCGCATCCAGGCTTTCGTCGGCGCCTATGCGATCATGCGTCCGCGCGTCGATGCCGGCAAGGTCAAGGCGATTGCGCTCACCAACGTGCAGACGGCCGAGATGCTCAAGGCAATCCCGACCGCGGCGCAGGCCGGTTACAAGTCGCTGGAGCTCGATGGCCTGGTTGGCGTGCTCGGCCCCAAGTCGGTCGCGCCCGCGGTGCGCGAGAAGATCGCCGCCGATATTCGCGCCATGCTCAACGATCCGGCGATCAATCCGAAACTGGCCGCCACCGGGCAGGTCGTCAATCCGGGTTCGCCGGCTGAGTTCGCTGCGGCGCTCAAGGAACAGAGCGACAAAGTTGGCGAGATCGGCAAGACGCTCGGCATCAAGGCGGCGGGTCAGTAG
- the ubiA gene encoding 4-hydroxybenzoate octaprenyltransferase, with translation MSETGGRVADSTGNWVDLYAPGQFRPYLRLARLDRPIGSWLLLMPCWWSVGLTGLTMDRLPSLTHIVLFFVGAFAMRGAGCTWNDLVDRDLDAKVERTRSRPIPSGQVTAKQAAIFLVAQALIGLVVLLQFNRYTVMTGLASLLVVAIYPFMKRVTYWPQIFLGLAFSWGALMGWPAAFGRLDWAPVILYAGAICWVIAYDTIYAHQDREDDMMIGIKSTALLFGQNTKQALTLFYSAAVVLIGIACVMAGASWITLLGLAGFAVHLGWQVRRIDIDDPALCLTLFRSNRDAGLLLFAAMLIDAAV, from the coding sequence ATGAGCGAGACCGGCGGACGCGTTGCCGACTCAACCGGCAACTGGGTCGATCTCTACGCGCCGGGACAGTTCCGTCCTTACCTGCGGCTCGCCCGCCTCGACCGGCCGATCGGGTCGTGGCTGCTCCTCATGCCATGCTGGTGGTCGGTCGGTCTCACCGGCCTGACCATGGATCGGCTGCCGAGCCTCACGCACATCGTGCTGTTCTTTGTCGGCGCTTTCGCGATGCGCGGCGCCGGCTGCACCTGGAACGACCTGGTCGATCGCGATCTCGACGCGAAGGTTGAGCGGACGCGCTCGCGTCCGATCCCGTCGGGTCAGGTGACCGCCAAGCAAGCCGCCATTTTTCTGGTCGCGCAGGCCCTCATCGGCCTCGTCGTGCTGCTGCAGTTCAACCGCTACACGGTCATGACCGGACTCGCCTCGCTGCTCGTGGTCGCGATCTATCCCTTCATGAAGCGAGTCACCTATTGGCCGCAGATCTTTCTCGGTCTCGCCTTCTCATGGGGCGCACTGATGGGCTGGCCCGCGGCTTTCGGCCGGCTCGATTGGGCCCCGGTCATTCTCTACGCCGGCGCCATCTGCTGGGTGATCGCCTACGACACCATCTACGCGCATCAGGACCGCGAAGACGACATGATGATCGGCATCAAGTCGACCGCCCTGTTGTTCGGGCAGAACACCAAACAGGCGCTGACGCTGTTTTATTCCGCGGCGGTGGTGCTGATCGGCATCGCATGCGTCATGGCCGGCGCCAGCTGGATCACGCTGCTTGGCCTCGCCGGCTTCGCCGTTCATCTCGGCTGGCAAGTTCGCCGCATCGATATCGACGACCCGGCGCTGTGCCTGACACTGTTCCGCTCCAACCGCGACGCCGGCCTTCTTCTGTTCGCAGCCATGCTGATCGACGCGGCGGTCTGA
- a CDS encoding outer membrane protein, with protein MKNILLATASVLALGAVSAQAADMQRPMPTKAPAYVAPALYNWTGPYVGLSGGGSFGSGSDTGIVGGTLGYNLQSGPWVFGLEGDMNWLSHSSAAVRNNWLGTVRGRVGYAMGASGTIMPYVTGGVAFGDISNAVAGVGMVSDTKTGWTLGGGVEAAISGPLTAKLEYLYVDLGDGPTLAGVGSNYHTNIIRAGLNYRF; from the coding sequence ATGAAAAACATTCTTCTCGCCACAGCGAGTGTCTTGGCTTTGGGCGCCGTATCGGCGCAGGCTGCAGACATGCAGCGGCCCATGCCGACGAAGGCGCCGGCCTATGTTGCGCCGGCACTGTATAACTGGACTGGCCCCTATGTCGGTCTCAGCGGCGGCGGCTCGTTCGGTTCGGGCTCCGACACCGGAATCGTCGGCGGCACGCTCGGCTACAATCTGCAGAGCGGCCCGTGGGTGTTCGGTCTCGAAGGCGACATGAACTGGCTGAGCCACAGCAGCGCCGCCGTTCGCAACAACTGGCTCGGTACCGTACGCGGCCGCGTTGGCTACGCGATGGGCGCCAGTGGCACTATCATGCCTTACGTGACGGGCGGCGTGGCGTTCGGCGACATCAGCAACGCGGTTGCTGGCGTCGGTATGGTCAGCGATACCAAGACTGGCTGGACGCTGGGCGGCGGCGTCGAAGCCGCAATTTCGGGTCCGCTGACCGCAAAGCTCGAATATCTCTATGTCGATCTCGGCGATGGACCGACGCTCGCGGGTGTTGGCTCGAACTATCACACCAACATCATCCGCGCGGGCCTCAACTATCGCTTCTGA
- a CDS encoding 16S rRNA (uracil(1498)-N(3))-methyltransferase, whose protein sequence is MPQYDFRTPRVYLDTALAAGAEIPLDRDQANHLGNVLRLAAGDAVLLFNGRDGEWGAELTGAGKRLAVRIDRQMRPQPEAPDLEFLFAPLKHARLDYTVQKAVELGVSRLRPVLTQHTQVTRINLERMRANVVEAAQQCGVLNLAEVAEPIQLKTVALHDPDRLLIFCDEDAEVADPVKALRRARPLPSALVPDEALAPMPMAVLIGPEGGFSEDERALLMQRPNIVRLSLGPLILRADTAAVAALTLAQAVLGNWRS, encoded by the coding sequence ATGCCGCAATACGATTTCCGCACCCCCCGCGTCTATCTCGATACCGCGCTGGCCGCCGGCGCCGAAATTCCACTCGACCGCGATCAGGCGAATCATCTCGGCAATGTGCTGCGGCTCGCCGCCGGGGACGCCGTGCTTTTGTTCAACGGCCGTGACGGCGAATGGGGGGCCGAGCTTACCGGGGCCGGCAAGCGTCTTGCCGTCAGGATAGATCGGCAAATGCGGCCGCAGCCGGAGGCCCCCGATCTCGAGTTCCTGTTCGCGCCGCTCAAGCACGCCCGGCTCGACTACACGGTGCAGAAGGCGGTGGAACTCGGCGTCTCGCGGCTCAGGCCCGTACTGACCCAGCATACCCAGGTGACGCGGATCAATCTCGAGCGCATGCGCGCCAATGTCGTCGAGGCCGCGCAGCAATGCGGTGTGCTCAATCTTGCCGAGGTCGCCGAACCGATCCAGCTCAAGACTGTCGCGTTGCACGATCCCGACAGGCTGCTGATTTTCTGCGACGAGGATGCCGAGGTCGCGGACCCAGTGAAGGCATTGCGCCGTGCCCGACCGCTGCCGAGCGCGCTGGTGCCGGACGAAGCGCTGGCGCCGATGCCGATGGCAGTGCTGATCGGGCCCGAAGGCGGATTTTCCGAAGACGAACGCGCGTTGCTGATGCAGCGGCCGAATATCGTGCGCCTGTCGCTCGGCCCGTTGATCCTGCGCGCCGACACAGCTGCGGTCGCGGCGCTGACATTGGCGCAGGCGGTGCTTGGCAACTGGAGATCGTGA
- a CDS encoding outer membrane protein → MKRFVLAAAAIAVSIGAANAADMARRQAMPTKAPAYVAPIYNWSGFYAGINGGGGWGRSSVSGPLSTGGNFNTSGGLVGGTLGFNYQAGQIVYGLEGDIDWTNLKGSSTCAVGVSCEAKNNWLGTARGRIGYAFDRYLPYITGGLAVGDVKTSATGLGSASSTKAGWTLGGGVEAAIAGPWTAKVEYLYVDLKDANAPAGSSTDFRTNVVRGGLNYRF, encoded by the coding sequence ATGAAGCGTTTCGTACTTGCTGCTGCCGCTATCGCGGTGTCGATTGGCGCGGCCAATGCCGCGGATATGGCCCGCCGCCAGGCGATGCCGACCAAGGCGCCGGCTTATGTCGCCCCGATCTACAACTGGTCGGGCTTCTATGCCGGTATCAATGGCGGCGGCGGCTGGGGCCGTAGCTCGGTGTCCGGCCCGCTGTCGACCGGCGGCAACTTTAACACCTCGGGCGGCCTCGTCGGCGGCACCTTGGGCTTCAACTATCAGGCCGGTCAGATCGTGTACGGTCTGGAAGGCGACATCGACTGGACCAACCTTAAGGGCTCGTCCACCTGCGCCGTCGGCGTGAGCTGCGAAGCCAAGAACAACTGGCTCGGCACCGCGCGCGGCCGCATCGGCTACGCCTTCGATCGTTACCTGCCCTATATCACCGGCGGTCTCGCTGTCGGCGACGTGAAGACTTCGGCGACCGGTCTCGGTTCGGCGTCGTCGACCAAGGCAGGCTGGACGCTCGGCGGCGGCGTCGAAGCCGCGATCGCCGGCCCGTGGACGGCCAAGGTCGAATATCTCTACGTCGACCTCAAGGACGCCAATGCGCCGGCCGGTTCGTCGACCGACTTCCGCACCAATGTCGTGCGCGGCGGCCTGAACTACCGCTTCTAA
- a CDS encoding extensin family protein produces MKAGPRFFLGCGFAALLALAGCGRSGMWGVERAAWRGQAEAQCMQSGAVKLGGAIVRAEPIEGPGVCGANFPLKVLALGESSQSYGYAEAPPRPPGRVGASMPDWPAERARPVQQGPANYAPPADNGQMRWMQGPPPANAQPAAPQYNAPQVSAPPTYQPPTYQPPRAAEPRSAPVGAGPMSIYPPGVNAPPPDDIPDDAIVPNSRRQAQPAYNEPPPRQASYTPPPLGPSRDSRFDAPIRTGAIAPATLTPTATLSCPIVSALDRWVAGGVQPAALRWFGSPVAEIKQISAYSCRQMNGAGGSGISEHAFGNALDIAGFTLADGRKISVQKGWRGTPEEQGFLHDVQLAACDTFSTVLAPGYNAAHYNHIHVDLMRRKSGRRPCRPDAIPGEVVAAKARAVYAAKNGNKEYTGSIGSTDKDKLKKILDAIPGADGLDDEDADDMVTGSIGGGPDISTGAEDATPAPRGRGWPIVVPQRASNAGRSPADF; encoded by the coding sequence ATGAAGGCCGGTCCGCGTTTTTTCCTTGGCTGTGGCTTTGCTGCGTTGCTGGCGCTCGCCGGTTGCGGGCGCAGCGGCATGTGGGGCGTCGAACGCGCCGCCTGGCGTGGCCAGGCCGAGGCGCAGTGCATGCAGTCGGGTGCGGTGAAACTCGGCGGCGCCATCGTGCGCGCGGAGCCGATCGAAGGGCCGGGCGTCTGCGGCGCCAACTTCCCACTGAAGGTTCTGGCGCTCGGTGAGAGCAGCCAGAGTTACGGCTACGCCGAAGCCCCACCGCGACCGCCGGGTCGTGTCGGCGCCTCCATGCCGGACTGGCCGGCCGAGCGGGCGCGCCCTGTTCAGCAAGGACCGGCGAATTATGCGCCGCCGGCCGACAACGGTCAGATGCGCTGGATGCAGGGGCCGCCGCCGGCCAATGCGCAACCGGCCGCGCCACAATACAATGCACCTCAGGTCAGCGCGCCGCCGACCTATCAACCGCCGACCTATCAGCCGCCGCGCGCCGCCGAGCCGCGTTCTGCGCCGGTCGGCGCCGGGCCGATGTCGATCTACCCGCCCGGCGTGAATGCGCCGCCGCCCGACGACATCCCCGACGATGCCATCGTGCCGAACAGCCGCCGTCAGGCGCAGCCTGCCTACAATGAACCGCCGCCACGGCAGGCGAGCTACACACCGCCGCCGCTCGGGCCATCTCGCGACTCGCGTTTCGACGCGCCGATCCGCACCGGCGCCATTGCCCCGGCGACGCTGACGCCGACCGCAACATTGTCGTGCCCGATCGTCTCGGCGCTCGATCGCTGGGTGGCGGGCGGCGTGCAGCCGGCCGCCTTGCGCTGGTTCGGCTCGCCGGTTGCGGAGATCAAGCAGATCTCGGCCTATTCGTGCCGGCAGATGAATGGTGCCGGCGGCAGCGGCATTTCCGAACATGCCTTCGGCAATGCGCTCGATATCGCCGGCTTCACGCTCGCCGACGGCCGCAAGATCTCGGTGCAGAAAGGCTGGCGCGGCACACCGGAAGAGCAGGGCTTCCTGCACGACGTTCAACTCGCCGCCTGCGACACCTTCAGCACGGTGCTGGCGCCCGGCTACAATGCCGCGCATTACAACCACATCCACGTTGACCTGATGCGGCGCAAGAGCGGCCGCCGGCCATGCCGCCCCGATGCGATCCCCGGGGAAGTCGTCGCGGCCAAGGCGCGCGCAGTTTACGCCGCGAAGAATGGCAACAAGGAATACACGGGCTCGATCGGCAGCACCGACAAGGACAAGCTCAAGAAAATCCTGGATGCGATCCCCGGCGCCGACGGCCTCGATGATGAGGATGCTGACGATATGGTGACCGGCTCGATCGGCGGTGGACCGGACATTTCCACGGGCGCCGAGGACGCCACTCCGGCGCCGCGGGGGCGCGGCTGGCCGATCGTCGTGCCGCAGCGGGCATCGAACGCGGGGCGCAGCCCGGCGGATTTTTAA
- a CDS encoding GGDEF domain-containing protein: protein MIGLLKTKSLRYWVGLGMLVALLPVVVSATGGYLLLNWGVIAPFHDVSSRQRQQVIPAQKLRVMLWEALSSIDEFVEDHDPIHLPPYRNLRTQIETTFAELSGALKDEPAVQAILDSARTDWTAAERHATTLISVARPADDAEKDAIFHRFHGGITAASDKLAAVHTRIAARIDEDHDIAVRFYERSLWLAGIAGALSMLTVALGVLIIGRVLSNSVDRLVDGAIRFAEGDRRHRIQIQLPPELHRVAEEFNHMIGRIHESEAALDELAHKDSLTGLGNRRAFEEAFAEVQAGIQRHGEAAALLALDIDHFKRTNDTFGHAAGDEVLRVIAKAMTNNVRPFDKVFRVGGEEFLVLLPHAGVVKGQEIAERLREVIASLPISFNDKILRVSASIGVVEITQSSGHAQVVQAVDGALYRAKESGRNRVVVGDGRGRAVDAT, encoded by the coding sequence TTGATCGGGTTGTTAAAGACAAAATCCCTGCGCTACTGGGTTGGGCTCGGCATGCTCGTCGCGCTGCTGCCGGTCGTTGTATCGGCCACCGGTGGCTACCTGTTGCTCAATTGGGGTGTCATCGCGCCGTTCCACGACGTTTCTTCTCGTCAGCGGCAGCAGGTCATCCCGGCGCAAAAGCTCCGCGTCATGCTTTGGGAAGCGCTGTCGTCGATCGACGAATTCGTCGAAGATCACGATCCGATTCATCTCCCGCCGTATCGCAATCTCCGCACGCAGATTGAGACCACGTTCGCGGAGCTAAGCGGCGCTCTCAAGGACGAGCCGGCCGTTCAGGCGATCCTGGATAGTGCGCGTACCGACTGGACCGCGGCGGAACGCCACGCGACGACTCTGATCTCAGTAGCCCGCCCCGCCGACGATGCCGAAAAGGATGCGATCTTTCACAGATTCCATGGCGGTATCACCGCGGCAAGCGACAAGCTGGCGGCGGTTCATACGCGCATCGCCGCGCGGATAGACGAGGATCACGATATCGCGGTTCGGTTCTATGAAAGGTCGTTGTGGCTCGCGGGAATTGCCGGCGCGCTGTCGATGCTGACGGTCGCCCTTGGTGTACTGATCATCGGCCGCGTCCTGTCGAACAGTGTGGATCGTCTGGTGGATGGTGCGATCCGGTTTGCTGAAGGTGATCGCCGTCATCGAATCCAGATTCAATTGCCACCGGAACTGCATCGCGTCGCCGAAGAGTTCAATCATATGATCGGGCGAATTCATGAATCCGAGGCTGCGCTCGACGAGCTCGCGCACAAGGACAGCCTGACCGGACTGGGCAACCGCCGGGCGTTTGAAGAAGCTTTCGCCGAGGTTCAGGCTGGCATTCAGCGGCACGGAGAAGCAGCGGCGCTTCTTGCGCTGGATATCGATCATTTCAAGCGCACGAACGACACTTTTGGCCATGCAGCCGGTGATGAGGTTCTGCGGGTCATCGCCAAGGCGATGACCAACAACGTCCGCCCCTTCGACAAAGTCTTCCGCGTCGGCGGCGAAGAATTTCTGGTGCTTTTGCCTCATGCCGGGGTCGTGAAAGGACAGGAGATAGCGGAACGTCTTCGGGAAGTGATCGCGTCGCTGCCGATCTCCTTCAATGACAAGATTTTACGGGTATCGGCGAGCATTGGCGTCGTCGAGATCACGCAATCCTCCGGGCATGCCCAGGTTGTGCAAGCGGTGGACGGCGCCCTTTATCGAGCCAAGGAGAGCGGCCGGAACCGCGTGGTGGTGGGCGATGGGCGCGGTCGCGCGGTCGATGCGACGTAA
- a CDS encoding outer membrane protein, translating into MKKQILAMTVLAAATAATAASAADLPRNNYYSQPAQGTYYNWAGWYAGAVVGYQWGDVPGTNTKPSGILGGLTGGYNWQSGQFVFGGETDLQISGADDTFAPYKFSNPWFGTLRGRAGMAWNNVLIYLTGGIAYGGLKGESGALSETKTHIGWTLGTGVEFGLAQQWSAKIEYLYADLSNRTYSITGVGNGLETSMIRVGVNYRF; encoded by the coding sequence ATGAAGAAGCAAATTCTGGCGATGACCGTTCTGGCGGCCGCTACGGCGGCAACTGCCGCTTCCGCCGCCGATCTGCCGCGCAACAACTACTACTCGCAGCCCGCCCAGGGCACGTACTACAACTGGGCTGGTTGGTATGCCGGCGCCGTCGTCGGCTATCAGTGGGGTGACGTGCCGGGCACCAACACCAAGCCGAGCGGCATCCTCGGCGGCCTGACCGGCGGCTACAACTGGCAGAGCGGCCAGTTCGTGTTCGGCGGCGAAACCGACCTGCAGATCTCGGGCGCCGACGATACATTTGCCCCCTACAAGTTCTCAAATCCGTGGTTCGGCACCCTGCGCGGCCGCGCCGGCATGGCCTGGAACAACGTCCTGATCTACCTCACCGGCGGTATCGCCTATGGCGGCCTCAAGGGCGAAAGCGGCGCGCTGTCGGAAACCAAGACCCATATCGGCTGGACCTTGGGCACCGGCGTCGAATTCGGCCTCGCCCAGCAGTGGTCGGCCAAGATCGAATATCTCTACGCCGACCTGAGCAACCGCACCTATTCGATCACGGGTGTCGGCAACGGTCTCGAAACCAGCATGATCCGCGTCGGTGTGAACTACCGCTTCTGA
- a CDS encoding ribonuclease T2 family protein codes for MAWSDPAGNAVWRLPALRWLAKSARAGAVTCCFVFLFAVVAFAQDARAQQDRRQNAPGRFDFYVLSLSWSPSYCEASAERGASRNADVQCGGRPFAFVVHGLWPQYDRGFPEYCKVPAPRLNRAIVGAMLDLMPSPRLVYHEWDKHGTCSGLSSNAYFENVRKARAAVKIPDIYLDHDKPVMVSPGDVAAAFVQANPGLTQEQIAVTCDSKRLSEVRICMSKDFAFHTCPETARRSCRRDKVAMPAIRGGR; via the coding sequence ATGGCGTGGTCGGATCCGGCCGGGAATGCGGTGTGGCGTCTTCCTGCCCTGCGATGGCTGGCCAAGTCTGCCCGCGCCGGTGCCGTGACCTGCTGCTTTGTTTTTCTGTTTGCCGTCGTGGCTTTTGCCCAGGACGCCCGGGCACAGCAGGACCGCCGGCAAAATGCGCCGGGCCGGTTCGATTTCTATGTGTTGTCGCTGTCGTGGTCGCCGTCTTACTGCGAGGCATCGGCAGAGCGTGGCGCCTCGCGCAATGCCGACGTTCAGTGCGGCGGCCGGCCTTTCGCCTTCGTCGTCCATGGCCTTTGGCCGCAATATGATCGGGGCTTTCCGGAATACTGCAAGGTGCCGGCACCGCGGCTCAACCGCGCCATCGTCGGTGCCATGCTCGATCTGATGCCGAGCCCGCGTCTTGTCTATCACGAGTGGGACAAGCACGGCACATGCTCGGGCCTGTCGTCGAACGCCTATTTCGAGAACGTGCGCAAAGCGCGCGCGGCGGTGAAGATCCCCGACATCTATCTCGATCACGACAAGCCCGTCATGGTGTCGCCGGGCGACGTGGCCGCGGCTTTCGTCCAGGCCAATCCGGGCCTGACACAGGAGCAGATCGCCGTCACCTGCGACAGCAAGCGCCTGAGCGAAGTGCGCATCTGCATGTCGAAGGATTTTGCCTTCCACACCTGTCCCGAAACGGCGCGCCGCTCGTGCCGGCGTGACAAGGTTGCCATGCCGGCGATCCGTGGTGGCCGATAA
- a CDS encoding glutathione S-transferase, translated as MMILRHSPASPFVRKVKIAADVLGLADQIKLEDTDTIAPESGFLDQNALGKIPTLILEDGSTLFDSRVIVEYLDHLAGGGRILPKEPKARFAALRLQALCDGILEATLLIVYEGRFRTPEMRFQAWLDRQQSKTDRALAVLEAAPPALTETPDVGQIALACALGYLDLRLAGAWRKNHPKLVTWLDQFAARVPAFARTKAPT; from the coding sequence ATGATGATTTTGCGTCATAGCCCTGCATCGCCGTTCGTCCGCAAGGTGAAGATCGCCGCCGACGTGCTCGGCCTCGCCGACCAGATCAAGCTTGAGGATACCGATACTATTGCCCCGGAATCTGGCTTCCTTGACCAGAACGCGCTTGGCAAGATTCCGACGCTGATCCTCGAGGACGGCTCGACCTTGTTCGACTCGCGGGTGATCGTTGAATATCTCGATCACCTTGCCGGCGGCGGACGTATTTTACCGAAGGAGCCGAAAGCGCGCTTCGCCGCGCTGCGCCTGCAGGCCTTGTGCGACGGCATTCTCGAAGCCACGCTGCTCATTGTCTATGAAGGCCGCTTCCGGACTCCGGAGATGCGGTTTCAGGCCTGGCTCGATCGTCAGCAGAGCAAGACCGATCGGGCCCTGGCCGTGCTCGAAGCAGCGCCGCCGGCGCTGACCGAAACTCCGGACGTCGGACAGATCGCGCTTGCCTGTGCGCTCGGCTATCTCGACCTGCGTCTCGCCGGTGCCTGGCGCAAGAATCATCCGAAGCTGGTGACCTGGCTCGACCAGTTTGCTGCGCGCGTGCCGGCCTTCGCCAGGACCAAGGCACCAACCTGA
- a CDS encoding SDR family oxidoreductase, giving the protein MPRAALITGAARRIGAAIAIALSRAGYAVVLHANHSREEAEGIAAEIERDGGRAAVVLGDLADAGAVAAIVPAAAAFGTLTLLVNNASLFDEDDIASMTREGFERTLAVNLTAPLFLAQAFAAQAPRNAGSSIVNIVDQRVLRPTPKFFSYALSKSALHDATTTLAQGLAPLRVNAVAPGPTLPSPRQNGDQFAEQAALVPLGKGPSPQDIAAAVVYLASAQSVTGMTIAVDGGQHLSWRTPDADITE; this is encoded by the coding sequence GTGCCGCGAGCGGCTCTTATTACCGGCGCGGCGCGGCGCATCGGTGCCGCTATCGCGATCGCTTTATCGCGCGCCGGTTACGCGGTGGTGCTGCACGCCAACCATTCGCGCGAAGAGGCCGAAGGTATTGCGGCGGAGATCGAGCGCGACGGCGGTCGCGCCGCGGTGGTCCTCGGCGATCTGGCCGATGCAGGTGCGGTAGCCGCTATCGTTCCGGCGGCAGCCGCCTTCGGCACGCTGACGTTGCTGGTCAACAATGCCAGCCTGTTCGATGAGGACGATATCGCCTCTATGACGCGCGAGGGCTTCGAGCGCACCCTGGCGGTCAATCTCACGGCGCCGTTGTTTCTCGCCCAGGCATTCGCCGCGCAGGCGCCGCGCAATGCCGGTTCGTCGATCGTCAACATCGTGGATCAGCGCGTGCTGCGGCCGACGCCGAAGTTCTTTTCCTACGCCTTGAGCAAGTCTGCGCTGCATGATGCGACGACGACGCTGGCGCAAGGTTTGGCGCCGCTGCGCGTCAATGCGGTGGCGCCGGGCCCAACCTTGCCCAGCCCGCGGCAGAACGGCGACCAATTCGCCGAGCAGGCGGCGCTGGTGCCGCTTGGCAAGGGACCATCCCCGCAGGATATCGCCGCGGCGGTGGTCTACCTCGCCAGCGCCCAAAGCGTGACCGGCATGACCATTGCGGTGGATGGCGGGCAGCATTTGTCCTGGCGGACGCCCGATGCGGACATCACAGAGTAG
- a CDS encoding cold-shock protein has protein sequence MAQTGVVKFFNTERGYGFIKPDDGARDVFVHITAVEQAGLKTLNEGQKISFDVEPDKKGKGPKAVNLVVS, from the coding sequence ATGGCGCAAACTGGCGTGGTGAAGTTTTTCAACACCGAACGGGGCTATGGCTTTATCAAACCGGACGACGGCGCACGCGATGTGTTTGTTCACATCACCGCCGTTGAGCAGGCCGGCCTGAAGACCTTGAACGAAGGACAGAAGATCTCGTTCGACGTCGAGCCCGACAAGAAGGGCAAAGGGCCGAAGGCCGTCAATCTGGTCGTTAGCTAA
- a CDS encoding 23S rRNA (adenine(2030)-N(6))-methyltransferase RlmJ gives MNYRHAFHAGNFADVFKHVVLCRILHYLCEKPAAFRVIDTHAGAGLYDLTSSEARRGGEWPGGIGRLMAAAESGDIPADAATLLKPYFDVLGALNERGQLKIYPGSPAVTRAFLRPQDKLIACEIEPDAVRALARNLDNDGRIKSIAIDGWTALSAYVPPPERRGLVLVDPPFEEEADFHRLSHLLGVAHRKWATGIYALWYPIKGRGEADELAKRVRKLGISKVLRAEHLVSPVRDQTRLNGSGFILVNPPWTLERELEVLLPLLAQVLARETNSGGYRLDWLAGEN, from the coding sequence ATGAACTATCGCCACGCCTTTCATGCCGGCAATTTCGCCGACGTGTTCAAGCACGTCGTGCTGTGCCGCATCCTTCATTACCTGTGCGAGAAGCCGGCGGCGTTCCGCGTCATCGACACCCATGCCGGCGCCGGTCTCTATGACCTGACAAGCAGCGAGGCGCGCCGCGGCGGCGAGTGGCCGGGGGGCATCGGCCGGCTGATGGCGGCGGCCGAAAGCGGCGATATTCCGGCCGACGCCGCCACGTTGCTTAAGCCCTATTTCGATGTCCTTGGCGCCCTCAACGAGCGCGGCCAGCTCAAGATCTACCCCGGTTCCCCTGCGGTGACGCGCGCCTTCCTGCGCCCGCAGGACAAGCTGATTGCTTGCGAGATCGAGCCGGATGCGGTCCGTGCCCTGGCGCGAAACCTGGACAATGACGGTCGTATCAAGTCGATCGCCATCGACGGCTGGACCGCGCTGTCGGCTTATGTGCCGCCGCCGGAGCGACGCGGTCTGGTGCTGGTCGATCCGCCGTTCGAGGAGGAGGCTGATTTCCATCGTCTGTCGCACCTGCTCGGTGTGGCGCATCGCAAATGGGCGACCGGCATCTACGCGCTCTGGTATCCGATTAAGGGCCGGGGCGAAGCGGACGAACTGGCCAAGCGCGTTCGCAAGCTGGGGATTTCCAAGGTGCTGCGCGCCGAGCACCTGGTATCGCCCGTTCGCGACCAGACCCGGCTCAACGGGTCGGGGTTTATTCTGGTGAACCCGCCCTGGACGCTGGAGCGCGAGCTCGAGGTCTTGCTACCGCTGCTGGCGCAAGTGCTTGCGCGTGAAACCAATAGTGGCGGCTACCGGCTCGATTGGCTGGCCGGAGAGAACTAA